One segment of Primulina tabacum isolate GXHZ01 chromosome 14, ASM2559414v2, whole genome shotgun sequence DNA contains the following:
- the LOC142525288 gene encoding mRNA-decapping enzyme subunit 2-like, which translates to MSGGLNRSSSAPYKNALPPQELLDDLCSRFVLNVPKEDQQSFERILFLVEYAHWFYEDNSVENNPSLKSLTLKEFTSLLFNNCEVLKPYVVHIDDIFKDFTSYKVRVPVTGAIILDETYERCILVKGWKGTSWSFPRGKKNKDEEDHNCAIREVLEETGFDVSKLLNKDDYIEMIFGQQRVRLYIVTGVKDDTSFAPLTKKEISEIAWQRLDDLQPANEDVISRGITGLKLYMVAPFLASLKSWISLHPPPIAPRSDRSIKGITVWKAKGSSTVENQPNKAVADMNPSDSRPGRSFRNFQFDTGPIFQVIDTAFSS; encoded by the exons ATGTCAGGTGGGCTGAATCGATCTTCTAGCGCTCCTTACAAGAACGCTCTCCCTCCTCAAGAACTTCTTGACGATCTCTGCAg TCGTTTTGTTCTCAACGTCCCTAAGGAAGACCAGCAGTCTTTTGAGAGGATTCTGTTTCTTGTGGAGTATGCTCACTGGTTCTATGAAGATAACTCAGTTGAAAATAATCCATCTTTGAAGTCTTTAACATTGAAGGAATTTACTTCTTTGT TGTTCAACAATTGTGAAGTTCTGAAACCATATGTTGTTCATATAGATGACATATTTAAAGATTTCACATCATACAAAGTTCGAGTTCCAGTAACGGGAGCCATCATTCTGGATGAAACTTATGAAAGG TGCATACTGGTGAAAGGATGGAAAGGGACTAGTTGGAGCTTTCCCCGTGGGAAAAAGAACAAAGATGAAGAAGATCACAACTGTGCCATTAGAGAA GTCCTAGAGGAAACAGGTTTTGATGTCTCCAAACTTTTAAACAAAGACGACTATATTGAAATGATCTTTGGACAACAAAGAGTGCGGCTGTACATAGTGACTGGGGTGAAAGATGATACATCTTTCGCTCCTCTCACTAAAAAAGAGATAAGT GAAATTGCATGGCAGCGGCTTGATGATCTTCAACCAGCAAATGAAGATGTCATATCTCGTGGGATAACCGGCCTGAAGCTATACATGGTTGCTCCTTTTTTGGC ATCTTTGAAGTCATGGATCTCTTTGCATCCACCTCCTATAGCACCTAGATCAGATAGATCTATAAAAG GAATTACGGTTTGGAAAGCAAAAGGCAGTTCTACAGTGGAGAACCAGCCAAATAAAGCAGTAGCAGACATGAATCCTTCTGATTCACGACCTGGAAGAAGCTTCAGAAACTTTCAGTTTGATACAGGTCCGATATTTCAAGTGATTGATACCGCATTCTCGTCTTAG
- the LOC142523686 gene encoding LOW QUALITY PROTEIN: uncharacterized protein LOC142523686 (The sequence of the model RefSeq protein was modified relative to this genomic sequence to represent the inferred CDS: deleted 1 base in 1 codon) has translation MGDEKGGVGLVCSAAVSGSPVLVNLASESVRKVSESEKQTDDSYEEGDGGEVMVEIVGSDVFVDGVSGLKEGVSVAGEAGDLEGNTSENQDFRGTVDALHEGGGSELEESKVVLMVDEPKHVAENLEAEHGESATELGMLSLVTLDTITEQSEEVIVRTTPMVIDEKVVKDEIVDDGNSSDIVTPEGLRTPVEALVEGKGDLGNVKVLYPVNNSAPCPDSLDADSVMGNETTNTGACDQVAPFYFSLNSNGGDCVVDEVGLSNSSAVDAVDYGDIDPCHSVDLNLSVSVPDVAAPFSSEEVASSGRLRGEILKANAESASTNAHGGKEANEGKAIVTETENLILKSDALVPNDQDNNQICIEDFDCAECDVTHGIDGISNAVVESSCKHTAATEKQEAVLMDSDNVMNFIDGDLSFSNKKECLKTNRDIETGVVQKDHLFSNEPTQMDAGVNTAEINEDKIQPDIDDNLVNIPNTTSSCCVGDEEIVEEDSGRYADQPLIGASDTEIIIDDKFALSQAKVFEGDGTRESSEEIDGNNVTKEHVSDMITSNVEVNISGETDDNSGKNNGVHMTEDHISETTNVDVGEEIEFDQTCDGEKEVGYREEPAFGTEEPACESENSKFLIEKAVKSASSLRMNQPGYLSPPENEGKFSLSDLVWGKVRSYPWWPGQIFDPADASERAVKYYKKDSYLVAYFGDRTFAWNDASVLKPFRSHFSQIEKQSNSEAFQNAVDCALEEVARRVELGLACSCVPEDAYDKIKTQIVENTGIHEESSLRTGVDQSTRPSAFEPDKLLDYVRDLAPRASSGIDRLDYVIARAQLSAFSCFKGFRLLTVFPSSGELLENDTEETSDDMVVSHKSKYIPKDSFQSRKERSLTELMGDAVYSPDDEDGLVAKDASKSISSSSSKKRKALDPLADGSEKRLAVPAAKVTISPIQTPKPSFKIGECIRRVACQLTGSTSTVKGLNDETVHDGSLKAYEQTERQSIDVSRDSSLNEMLSQLQLVAQDPKKRHNFLNTVITFFKGLRSSSALNRRGRKKRSAPSAGGSAEDFEFDDVNDSYWTDRIVQNYSEEQLLHNCENGANNLQVVPFDIEKSVKPGRKSYSRKRLSTRTYPTTIADSNENVRRKKQESSPAELILNFEQRNRVPSEINLNKMFRRFGPLMESETEVDHESGRAKVIFKRGSDAEVAHNSAEKFNIFGSVLVNYEIGYSPLISVKISPLAVVPSQCQEDPTLTL, from the exons ATGGGGGATGAGAAAGGTGGTGTTGGCCTAGTATGTAGTGCTGCTGTTTCAGGGTCACCTGTTCTTGTTAACTTAGCCAGTGAAAGCGTAAGGAAAGTTAGTGAAAGTGAGAAACAGACTGACGACTCCTACGAGGAGGGGGATGGAGGAGAAGTGATGGTGGAAATTGTTGGGTCTGATGTTTTTGTCGATGGTGTCAGTGGTCTGAAAGAAGGTGTCTCCGTAGCCGGAGAAGCTGGGGATTTGGAGGGTAATACGTCCGAGAATCAAGATTTTCGAGGGACTGTGGATGCATTGCATGAAGGAGGCGGAAGCGAGTTAGAGGAAAGCAAGGTGGTGCTCATGGTGGATGAACCAAAACATGTTGCTGAAAATCTAGAAGCTGAGCATGGTGAATCTGCTACCGAATTAGGTATGTTGTCCTTAGTGACACTGGACACTATTACTGAACAGTCTGAGGAAGTTATAGTGAGAACGACTCCCATGGTGATTGATGAGAAGGTGGTTAAAGACGAAATAGTTGATGATGGTAATAGTTCTGACATCGTAACACCTGAAGGTTTGAGAACTCCGGTGGAAGCTCTTGTTGAAGGAAAAGGTGATTTAGGCAACGTTAAGGTTTTGTACCCTGTCAATAATTCTGCTCCTTGTCCGGATTCCTTGGATGCTGATTCTGTTATGGGGAATGAGACAACTAATACCGGAGCATGTGACCAAGTTGCACCtttttatttttctctcaactctaATGGTGGAGACTGTGTTGTCGACGAAGTTGGTTTATCTAATTCCAGTGCAGTTGATGCCGTTGATTATGGTGATATTGATCCTTGTCATTCTGTGGATTTGAATCTCTCTGTATCAGTTCCAGATGTTGCAGCTCCATTTTCTAGTGAAGAAGTTGCATCTAGCGGTAGGTTGAGAGGTGAAATTTTGAAAGCTAATGCAGAAAGTGCAAGCACTAATGCCCATGGAGGAAAAGAGGCCAATGAAGGAAAAGCTATTGTCACAGAAACTGAGAACCTGATTCTTAAGTCAGATGCCCTTGTACCTAATGATCAagataataatcaaatttgtattgaagattttgattgtgCGGAGTGTGATGTAACGCATGGGATCGACGGTATTTCAAATGCTGTTGTAGAATCTTCTTGTAAACACACAGCTGCCACTGAAAAACAGGAAGCTGTTCTCATGGACTCTGACAACGTAATGAATTTCATTGATGGAGATTTGAGTTTTTCAAACAAGAAAGAATGCCTGAAGACTAATAGAGACATAGAAACTGGAGTAGTCCAGAAAGACCATCTATTCTCAAACGAACCAACTCAAATGGATGCTGGAGTAAATACTGCTGAAATAAATGAAGATAAGATTCAACCTGATATTGATGATAATCTAGTAAATATACCGAATACAACAAGTTCGTGTTGTGTTGGAGATGAGGAAATCGTAGAAGAAGATTCTGGGAGGTATGCAGACCAACCTCTGATCGGCGCATCGGATACTGAAATAATTATTGACGATAAATTTGCATTGTCTCAAGCGAAAGTTTTTGAGGGGGATGGAACTCGTGAAAGCAGTGAGGAGATTGATGGCAATAACGTAACAAAGGAACATGTCTCTGATATGATTACTTCTAATGTTGAGGTAAACATTTCTGGAGAAACAGATGATAATTCAGGAAAAAATAATGGGGTTCATATGACAGAGGACCATATTTCTGAAACTACAAATGTGGATGTGGGCGAGGAAATAGAATTTGACCAAACATGTGATGGAGAAAAGGAAGTGGGTTACAGGGAGGAGCCTGCATTCGGAACTGAAGAGCCTGCTTGTGAGAGTGAAAATTCAAAGTTTTTGATTGAGAAAGCAGTAAAGTCTGCAAGTTCACTGCGAATGAACCAGCCAGGCTATCTATCACCACCAGAAAATGAGGGTAAATTTTCCCTCTCAGATTTGGTCTGGGGTAAAGTTAGGAGCTATCCCTGGTGGCCTGGACAGATATTTGATCCCGCAGATGCATCAGAAAGGGCTGTTAAATATTATAAGAAAGACTCTTATTTGGTAGCATATTTTGGAGATCGAACTTTTGCTTGGAATGATGCATCTGTGTTGAAGCCTTTCAGGTCTCATTTTTCCCAGATCGAGAAGCAAAGTAATTCTGAAGCGTTTCAAAATGCTGTGGACTGTGCCTTGGAAGAGGTTGCTAGACGAGTAGAATTGGGTTTGGCATGTTCTTGTGTACCAGAAGATGCTTATGACAAGATTAAAACTCAGATTGTTGAGAATACTGGGATACATGAAGAATCAAGTCTAAGAACTGGTGTAGATCAATCTACTCGTCCTTCTGCTTTTGAACCGGATAAACTTCTTGACTATGTTAGAGATTTAGCACCTCGTGCTTCTTCTGGGATTGATCgattggattatgttattgctCGGGCACAGTTGTCTGCA TTTAGTTGTTTTAAGGGCTTCCGCCTGCTGACCGTATTCCCCTCATCTGGGGAATTGCTGGAAAATGACACAGAAGAAACTAGTGATGATATGGTTGTTTCCCACAAAAGCAAGTACATTCCAAAAGACAGCTTTCAGTCTAGGAAGGAGAGAAGCTTGACAGAATTAATGGGTGATGCAGTGTATTCCCCTGATGATGAAGATGGATTAGTTGCTAAAGATGCGAGCAAATCGATTTCCTCATCTTCTAGTAAAAAACGGAAAGCACTTGATCCTCTGGCTGATGGGTCAGAGAAAAGGCTAGCTGTTCCTGCAGCAAAAGTAACTATTTCACCCATTCAAACTCCTAAGCCTTCGTTTAAAATTGGCGAATGCATCCGCAGAGTAGCCTGCCAACTAACAGGATCAACATCAACAGTGAAGGGCCTCAATGATGAAACAGTACATGATGGTTCTCTGAAGGCATATGAACAAACCGAAAGGCAAAGTATCGATGTTTCAAGGGATTCTTCTTTAAACGAGATGCTATCTCAACTTCAACTGGTGGCACAGGATCCTAAGAAACGGCATAACTTCCTAAATACAGTCATTACTTTCTTCAAGGGTCTCAGAAGTTCAAGTGCTTTGAATAGACGCGGTAGAAAGAAAAGATCTGCTCCATCAGCTGGAGGATCAGCCGAAGACTTTGAATTTGATGATGTCAATGACTCCTATTGGACGGACAGGATTGTTCAAAACTATTCTGAGGAACAATTGTTGCATAATTGCGAGAATGGGGCAAACAATCTTCAAGTAGTGCCCTTTGATATTGAAAAATCAGTGAAACCTGGCCGTAAATCATATTCTAGAAAGAGGCTTTCCACCCGGACCTATCCAACCACCATTGCAGATTCAAATGAGAATGTTAGACGAAAGAAGCAAGAATCCTCACCTGCTGAGCTTATATTGAACTTTGAGCAGAGAAATCGTGTCCCttctgaaataaatcttaatAAAATGTTCAGGCGGTTTGGGCCTTTGATGGAATCTGAGACAGAAGTTGACCACGAGTCTGGTCGAGCAAAAGTGATATTTAAGCGCGGTTCTGATGCAGAAGTTGCTCACAATAGTGCAGAAAAGTTCAACATATTCGGGTCAGTGCTTGTTAATTACGAGATAGGCTACTCGCCATTAATCTCAGTAAAGATTTCGCCCCTTGCTGTAGTACCATCACAGTGCCAGGAAGATCCAACTTTGACGTTGTAA